From the Leptospira biflexa serovar Patoc strain 'Patoc 1 (Paris)' genome, one window contains:
- a CDS encoding SPFH domain-containing protein, with the protein MEFVYLGFWTAVAIYVIYKIFRCIRIIPAQDVLIVERLGKYSRSLRAGFHILIPFIDRDAYYHTLKEQSIDVQPQICITHDNVQVKVDGVIYLKIIDPVRASYGIEDFQFAAIQLAQTTMRSVIGTMELDKTIGEKDLINSTIVAAIDQASEPWGIKVNRYEILNIVPPKSVLDAMEKEKKAQIAKRSQVLLSEGERDSRINRSLGFKEEAVNKSEGEKQRRINSAEGKATEIEALAVATAKGIEAIAGAISDQGGASAIKLQITKAFIQNFLHVAKESTEILIPADVMNLPTLIANLTESKKPKA; encoded by the coding sequence ATGGAATTTGTTTATTTAGGTTTTTGGACCGCTGTTGCCATTTATGTAATTTATAAAATCTTTCGATGCATTCGCATCATACCTGCCCAAGATGTTCTCATTGTCGAACGTTTGGGAAAGTATTCACGTTCCCTTCGAGCAGGATTTCATATCCTCATTCCGTTTATCGATCGAGATGCGTATTACCACACTTTAAAAGAACAATCCATCGACGTACAACCGCAAATTTGTATCACCCATGATAACGTACAAGTGAAAGTGGATGGAGTGATTTACTTAAAGATCATCGATCCAGTTCGGGCCTCTTATGGTATCGAAGACTTTCAATTCGCAGCCATCCAACTAGCACAAACCACAATGCGATCGGTGATTGGAACCATGGAACTCGACAAAACGATTGGTGAAAAAGATTTGATCAACTCAACGATTGTCGCCGCCATCGACCAAGCATCAGAACCATGGGGGATCAAAGTCAATCGTTATGAAATTTTAAACATTGTACCACCCAAATCTGTGTTAGATGCTATGGAGAAGGAAAAAAAGGCTCAAATTGCAAAACGTTCCCAAGTCCTTTTGTCGGAAGGCGAAAGAGATTCAAGGATCAACCGTTCTCTCGGTTTCAAAGAAGAAGCAGTGAACAAATCCGAAGGGGAAAAACAACGGAGGATCAACTCTGCTGAAGGAAAGGCAACAGAGATTGAAGCTCTGGCCGTTGCGACTGCCAAAGGGATTGAAGCCATCGCTGGTGCCATCTCTGACCAAGGCGGAGCGTCTGCGATCAAATTACAAATCACAAAGGCCTTCATCCAAAACTTCCTCCATGTGGCTAAAGAGAGCACAGAAATTCTCATCCCAGCGGATGTTATGAATTTACCAACCCTCATTGCCAACCTAACAGAGTCTAAAAAACCGAAGGCATAA
- a CDS encoding RNHCP domain-containing protein — MSRKHDQTNFQKFSQKRRFEEEDEEIQFSSNQSKSHRYRSDTEEFRCVECKQMVFPPGYGTDQRNHCPNCLTSLHLDNTPGDRKATCGSKMEAISIWVRKGEWVILHRCKGCGVIHANRIGPDDNEALLLSLAAQAMAKPSFRLFVESPVGDPPD, encoded by the coding sequence ATGTCACGTAAACATGACCAAACAAATTTCCAAAAATTCTCCCAAAAAAGACGTTTTGAAGAGGAAGACGAGGAAATCCAATTCTCCTCGAATCAAAGTAAATCGCATCGTTACCGGTCCGATACGGAAGAGTTCCGTTGTGTGGAATGCAAACAGATGGTCTTCCCTCCAGGCTATGGAACAGACCAGAGGAACCATTGTCCCAATTGCCTGACAAGCCTCCACTTGGACAATACGCCAGGTGACCGAAAGGCAACCTGTGGCAGTAAAATGGAAGCCATTTCGATTTGGGTGAGAAAAGGGGAATGGGTGATTTTGCACCGTTGTAAGGGTTGCGGGGTCATCCATGCCAATCGGATTGGTCCGGATGATAATGAAGCATTACTTTTGTCACTCGCAGCCCAAGCCATGGCCAAACCAAGTTTTCGATTGTTTGTAGAAAGTCCGGTGGGAGATCCACCGGATTAG
- a CDS encoding peptidylprolyl isomerase has product MKQFFFSRIKSLALALLLLSQTVFCSDQTFKKITYEPVTYAPTKVLVKRADQTTVKLPEKPAIYAVIQTTQGDLVVELYDTAAPKTVQNFIDLAQGEKEFRTEKGSERRPFYDGLKFHRVIENFMAQGGCPRGDGTGGPGFQFEDEINGKALGLDKLKVKDAPQYQAQLQRAVLSEFNIKSRQEFEEKRTEVEKAYQEAMELPVLEVLYRVGYRFNEVVPSKKATRGALAMANAGPNSNGSQFFINQVDTPHLDGLHTVFGFLITGYDVLDRIIEKGNLQTTIRKVLILDKRQ; this is encoded by the coding sequence ATGAAACAGTTTTTCTTTTCCCGTATCAAATCTCTGGCACTGGCACTTCTTTTGTTAAGCCAAACCGTTTTCTGTAGTGACCAAACTTTTAAAAAAATCACGTATGAACCAGTTACCTATGCACCTACAAAAGTATTGGTAAAACGTGCTGACCAAACAACAGTAAAACTACCGGAAAAACCTGCCATCTATGCTGTGATCCAAACCACACAAGGGGATCTAGTGGTTGAATTGTATGACACGGCAGCACCCAAAACCGTACAAAATTTTATCGATCTGGCACAAGGTGAGAAAGAGTTTCGAACAGAAAAAGGTTCCGAAAGACGACCATTTTATGATGGACTCAAATTCCACCGAGTGATTGAAAATTTTATGGCCCAAGGCGGATGCCCGAGAGGCGACGGTACAGGCGGGCCTGGGTTTCAATTCGAGGATGAAATCAATGGAAAGGCATTGGGACTTGATAAATTGAAGGTCAAAGATGCTCCCCAATACCAAGCACAATTACAAAGAGCCGTTTTATCTGAATTCAATATCAAGTCTCGCCAAGAGTTTGAGGAAAAAAGGACTGAAGTAGAAAAAGCATACCAGGAAGCAATGGAGTTACCAGTTTTGGAAGTCCTATACCGAGTGGGATATCGTTTTAACGAAGTTGTACCAAGTAAAAAAGCTACCCGTGGTGCTCTTGCGATGGCAAACGCCGGCCCGAATTCAAATGGTTCTCAATTTTTTATCAACCAAGTTGACACTCCTCATTTGGATGGACTTCATACAGTGTTTGGTTTTTTAATCACAGGGTATGATGTGCTTGACCGAATCATTGAAAAGGGGAATCTTCAAACAACCATTCGTAAGGTTCTCATTTTAGATAAAAGGCAATGA
- the fliN gene encoding flagellar motor switch protein FliN, with product MGEGSLSQEDIDALLGGFSGGSTPAGGGSGGGGGGLDDLDALVGGGGGDDNGPSFADIAAALGPSATPAPSRSQSKSQSSSGNNTANLNLLLDVTLQLTIELGRTTMFIKDVLQLSEGTVVELDKNIGEELDILANGKLVGRGKLIVLDDYYGVQITQIVDPMERLGGPAFL from the coding sequence ATGGGTGAAGGTTCACTATCACAAGAAGACATTGACGCACTACTCGGCGGATTTAGCGGCGGAAGCACACCTGCGGGTGGTGGTTCTGGCGGAGGTGGTGGCGGTTTGGACGACCTCGATGCGCTCGTTGGCGGTGGTGGTGGGGACGATAATGGTCCATCCTTTGCCGACATAGCAGCAGCCCTTGGCCCAAGCGCGACACCTGCCCCTTCCAGATCCCAATCCAAATCCCAATCTAGCTCTGGGAATAATACGGCAAATCTCAATCTTTTACTCGATGTTACCTTACAACTCACAATTGAACTTGGAAGGACTACGATGTTCATTAAAGACGTGTTACAACTCTCAGAAGGGACTGTTGTGGAACTCGATAAAAATATCGGAGAGGAATTAGACATTTTAGCCAATGGCAAACTCGTTGGTCGTGGGAAACTGATCGTCCTCGATGATTATTACGGGGTACAAATCACACAAATTGTAGATCCAATGGAACGATTGGGTGGGCCTGCGTTTTTATAA
- a CDS encoding heme-binding domain-containing protein, with product MKRILYLLLSVFLFLQVFPVPRDNPPVTSEITTSEDVKHILKRSCYDCHSNETVWPFYSYVFPVSYLVTNHVQEGRDELNFSEFGSLAERKQKKKIYEIWEQVDEGEMPPKDYLLLHPSANLSEKDKEILKNWANAFSEDSE from the coding sequence GTGAAACGAATTTTGTATTTGTTACTCTCTGTTTTCCTCTTCCTTCAAGTATTTCCTGTTCCTCGAGACAATCCTCCTGTCACCTCTGAGATTACCACTTCTGAAGATGTGAAACACATTCTCAAACGAAGTTGTTATGATTGCCATTCGAACGAAACTGTTTGGCCTTTTTACTCCTATGTTTTTCCTGTTTCTTACCTTGTCACAAACCATGTCCAAGAAGGTCGCGATGAACTGAATTTTTCCGAGTTTGGAAGTTTGGCCGAACGAAAACAAAAGAAAAAAATCTACGAAATATGGGAACAGGTGGACGAAGGCGAAATGCCACCCAAGGATTATCTCCTTTTACACCCTAGTGCCAATTTGTCTGAAAAGGACAAAGAAATCTTAAAAAACTGGGCAAACGCTTTCAGTGAGGATTCGGAATGA
- a CDS encoding NfeD family protein: MDLILANTPYLWILVGIILLFSEFLLPGTFVMFLGVGAIFTGIVSRLVPMDFYSEIIVWVVSSFVSILLGGSLIKKFFKSESSVDPFVTDDFLNQIVPVEIDVLVGRHGGKIKFQGTLWDAISKESKIPKGEYVRILSRENLTFTVEKVDS; this comes from the coding sequence TTGGATTTGATTTTGGCAAACACTCCCTACCTTTGGATTTTGGTAGGAATCATCTTACTTTTTTCTGAATTCCTTCTGCCTGGAACCTTTGTCATGTTTTTAGGAGTTGGTGCCATTTTCACTGGGATCGTATCCCGTTTGGTTCCGATGGATTTTTATTCTGAAATCATCGTCTGGGTCGTGTCTAGTTTTGTTTCCATTTTACTCGGTGGTTCCCTCATCAAAAAATTTTTTAAATCAGAATCGAGTGTGGATCCATTTGTAACAGATGATTTTTTGAATCAAATTGTTCCGGTCGAAATTGATGTTTTGGTGGGTCGCCATGGTGGAAAAATTAAATTCCAAGGGACATTATGGGATGCCATTTCCAAAGAATCTAAAATTCCAAAAGGGGAATATGTGCGAATCTTATCCCGTGAAAATCTTACCTTCACAGTAGAAAAAGTAGATTCATAA
- the argH gene encoding argininosuccinate lyase, giving the protein MKEKKLWGGRFDAAPSSLMIRIGESISFDQELYRHDIEGSISHSRMLRRIGILSESEQRKIETGLGQIKKEIDSGKFEFKIENEDIHMSIESRLTELLGDLGKKLHTGRSRNDQVSQDVRLYIKSEMHSILILVYDLLTVWLKKAEAHTKTIIPGYTHLQIAQPIRASHYFLSHFWANVRDFEDFYSAFERADELVLGSGALAGVNYETDREYLRKDLNLARMSENSMDAVSQRDHIFKFLFASSQFMVHASRFCEEIILYTSQEFSYFKLPDHLTTGSSIMPQKKNPDVAELIRGKAGRVIGNLTHLLVMLKGTPLSYNRDFQEDKIPLFDTVKQIKICTEGIRDMVEGIQIFPENATRSLRNGFSTATDLADWLVSAKGIPFRSAHEIVGELVKHCSMKGYDLFTIPSGERGQIHAVLTDPGYEAAISLETSCDKKDVFGGTALPRQKEQIKRAKAKLNELTKKLKQIESKGKKTI; this is encoded by the coding sequence ATGAAAGAAAAAAAATTATGGGGTGGGCGTTTTGATGCAGCACCATCTTCGCTAATGATCCGCATTGGTGAATCAATCAGCTTTGATCAGGAACTCTATCGCCATGACATCGAAGGATCCATTTCTCATTCAAGAATGTTGAGGCGGATCGGAATCCTTTCGGAATCAGAACAACGTAAAATTGAAACGGGTCTTGGCCAAATCAAAAAAGAAATCGATTCTGGGAAATTTGAATTTAAAATTGAAAACGAAGACATTCATATGTCGATCGAATCTCGCCTAACGGAACTTTTAGGTGATTTAGGAAAAAAACTCCACACAGGTAGAAGTCGAAATGACCAAGTCTCACAAGACGTTCGATTGTACATCAAATCCGAAATGCATTCGATTTTAATATTGGTATATGATCTCCTAACGGTTTGGTTAAAAAAAGCAGAAGCCCATACAAAAACCATCATTCCTGGTTACACCCATTTACAAATTGCACAACCTATCCGTGCGTCTCATTATTTTTTGTCACATTTTTGGGCCAATGTGCGGGACTTTGAAGACTTTTATTCTGCCTTTGAAAGAGCCGATGAGCTCGTGTTAGGTTCTGGTGCACTCGCTGGAGTCAATTATGAAACCGATCGGGAGTATTTAAGAAAGGATTTGAATCTGGCAAGAATGTCTGAGAATTCAATGGATGCCGTAAGCCAAAGAGACCACATTTTTAAATTTTTATTTGCTTCTTCCCAGTTTATGGTCCATGCCTCAAGGTTTTGTGAAGAAATCATATTGTACACTTCCCAAGAATTCAGTTATTTTAAATTGCCTGACCATTTAACAACTGGTTCGTCGATCATGCCGCAGAAAAAAAATCCGGATGTGGCAGAACTGATTCGAGGGAAGGCCGGCCGAGTGATTGGAAACCTCACTCACCTTCTTGTGATGTTAAAGGGAACACCTCTTTCTTATAATCGAGACTTCCAAGAAGACAAAATCCCTCTCTTCGACACGGTGAAACAAATCAAAATTTGTACGGAAGGAATCCGTGATATGGTGGAAGGGATCCAAATTTTTCCAGAAAATGCAACACGAAGTTTACGCAATGGTTTTTCGACAGCGACTGATCTTGCAGACTGGCTTGTGAGTGCCAAAGGAATCCCTTTCCGATCGGCCCATGAAATTGTAGGCGAACTTGTGAAACATTGTTCTATGAAAGGTTATGATTTATTTACCATCCCGAGTGGGGAAAGAGGCCAAATCCATGCCGTATTAACTGACCCAGGATACGAAGCTGCCATTTCTCTAGAAACTTCCTGTGACAAAAAAGATGTGTTTGGCGGAACCGCACTCCCAAGACAAAAAGAACAAATCAAACGAGCGAAAGCCAAGTTAAACGAATTGACCAAAAAATTAAAACAAATAGAATCCAAAGGTAAAAAAACAATATGA
- a CDS encoding GNAT family N-acetyltransferase has protein sequence MEPIGHGYTIERITNPTDSLQEDLWLRLHEYSISKLGDKSLESKEFFAILVKEGDTLIAASLCYLFFKGLNLQLLWVAEDKRGQDLGTKLLKEIESEAIKLGATLIFGYSFGFQAPKFYLKLGYEEVGQIPNYPEGQNCYFLCKKLTNNSP, from the coding sequence TTGGAACCGATCGGACACGGATACACAATCGAGCGAATCACAAATCCAACTGACTCGTTACAAGAAGACCTATGGTTACGTTTACATGAATATAGTATTTCTAAGTTAGGTGACAAATCACTCGAATCCAAAGAATTTTTTGCCATCCTCGTAAAAGAAGGAGATACGCTCATTGCTGCCTCCCTTTGTTATTTGTTCTTTAAGGGACTAAACCTCCAACTGCTTTGGGTCGCTGAAGATAAACGAGGGCAAGATTTAGGGACAAAACTTTTGAAGGAGATTGAATCGGAAGCAATCAAATTAGGTGCCACTCTTATCTTTGGGTATTCCTTTGGATTCCAAGCTCCTAAGTTCTATTTAAAACTTGGATATGAAGAAGTGGGCCAAATTCCAAACTATCCGGAAGGCCAAAATTGTTACTTCCTTTGTAAAAAATTGACAAACAATTCTCCTTGA
- a CDS encoding AAA family ATPase yields the protein MSNSPTPLDFFKAKDLFATELKQTNYQFIQEKEETVFRFRQEAVGKEKIFDCLGIVRNYIENFRIYNFEEGYVSLQTLGENLFEPQKNLSSRFRIRFSFKSDLKVECSKLGDFSTKEIQTIIHLFQFLKLEGGSTKDPRSILEPLGVEVYDPILERAKGNELGFDSVFGYDGVKEQILESLVFPLQRPEPFLEITKLTRQKPTGNLPRAVLFEGEPGVGKTSMAKIVSHLCSVPMVYVPIESILSKYYGESSQNLAMVFDAAALFPKCMLFLDEIDSLATSREDGLFEATRNLLSVLLRKLDGFAEKTGTITIGATNRKEDLDSALLSRFDRKIHFPLPNRDERTKILEGYAKQLDKKEREQIADLLKGASGRNLKDYCDYVERRWVTQNWNRLEQLVAPTLPFYLESFSDFGWKH from the coding sequence ATGTCCAATTCCCCAACCCCACTGGATTTTTTTAAGGCAAAAGATTTGTTTGCAACAGAGCTCAAACAGACAAATTACCAATTCATTCAAGAAAAAGAGGAAACGGTCTTTCGGTTCCGCCAGGAAGCCGTGGGGAAAGAAAAGATCTTCGATTGTCTTGGTATTGTTCGGAATTACATCGAAAATTTCCGAATTTACAATTTTGAGGAAGGGTATGTAAGCTTACAAACTTTAGGTGAAAATTTATTTGAACCGCAGAAAAACTTAAGTTCTCGATTTCGGATTCGTTTTTCCTTCAAATCCGATCTGAAAGTGGAATGTTCCAAATTGGGAGATTTTTCCACAAAAGAAATCCAAACCATCATCCACCTCTTCCAATTCTTAAAACTGGAAGGAGGATCCACAAAAGATCCGCGGTCCATTTTGGAACCTCTGGGTGTGGAAGTGTATGACCCCATTCTCGAAAGGGCAAAAGGGAATGAACTCGGATTTGATTCCGTTTTTGGGTACGATGGAGTTAAGGAGCAAATTTTAGAAAGTCTTGTCTTTCCCCTGCAAAGACCAGAACCATTCCTAGAGATCACTAAACTCACAAGGCAAAAACCGACAGGGAACCTACCTCGGGCCGTCCTCTTTGAAGGGGAACCGGGAGTTGGTAAAACCAGTATGGCAAAAATTGTTTCTCATTTATGCTCCGTTCCTATGGTCTATGTTCCCATTGAATCCATTTTGAGTAAGTATTACGGAGAATCATCCCAAAACCTGGCGATGGTCTTTGATGCAGCGGCCCTCTTTCCCAAATGTATGTTGTTTTTAGATGAGATTGATTCGCTTGCGACCTCTCGAGAAGACGGGTTGTTTGAAGCGACTAGGAACTTACTAAGCGTCCTTTTGCGCAAACTGGATGGATTTGCTGAAAAAACAGGAACCATCACCATTGGGGCCACCAATCGGAAAGAGGACCTAGATTCGGCCCTCCTCTCCCGATTTGACCGAAAAATCCATTTTCCCCTCCCCAACCGAGACGAAAGGACAAAGATTCTGGAGGGTTATGCCAAACAATTGGACAAAAAAGAACGGGAACAAATTGCCGATTTGTTAAAAGGAGCCTCTGGAAGGAATCTCAAGGACTATTGCGATTATGTGGAAAGGCGCTGGGTCACACAGAATTGGAACCGTTTGGAACAGCTCGTAGCTCCCACCCTTCCATTTTATTTGGAATCCTTTTCAGATTTTGGATGGAAACACTAA
- a CDS encoding SPFH domain-containing protein, which produces MNEIVIIVFLAIVYIIKKTIIIVPEQSVFIKERLGVLNGVLKSGFYFMIPFVDQIRYRQNLKEQTIDIDPQVCITKDNVSVEVDGVLYLKVIDGEKASYGIDNFMLATTQLAQTTLRSEIGKLIFDNLLSERDEINGRVVSNIDRATDPWGIKVTRYEIRNITPPKQILIEMENQMKSERERRAEITISQGEKESRVNHSVGERQESINISEGEKIRLVNEADGRAQEITLISNATAKGLQLISEAISKKGGKEAVSLQITQEYLDALGQILKTSKTTVVPETLANIGGVFEGLSKITTKIPQVGE; this is translated from the coding sequence ATGAACGAAATCGTCATAATTGTATTTTTGGCAATTGTTTATATCATCAAAAAGACAATCATCATCGTACCAGAACAAAGTGTTTTTATCAAAGAAAGATTAGGGGTTTTGAATGGAGTTTTAAAATCGGGATTTTATTTTATGATCCCTTTTGTCGACCAAATCCGTTACAGACAAAACCTGAAAGAACAAACCATCGACATCGACCCACAAGTCTGTATCACAAAAGACAACGTTTCTGTGGAAGTGGATGGAGTTTTATATCTCAAAGTCATCGATGGCGAAAAGGCTTCTTATGGGATTGATAACTTTATGTTGGCGACCACACAACTTGCCCAAACCACACTTCGATCAGAGATTGGTAAACTCATCTTTGATAACCTACTTTCAGAACGTGATGAGATCAATGGTCGTGTGGTTTCCAATATTGATCGTGCGACAGACCCTTGGGGGATCAAAGTCACTAGGTACGAAATTCGTAACATCACCCCTCCCAAACAAATCTTAATCGAAATGGAAAACCAAATGAAATCGGAACGAGAACGCCGTGCCGAGATCACGATCTCCCAAGGAGAAAAGGAATCCCGAGTGAATCACTCCGTTGGGGAAAGACAAGAATCCATCAATATCTCCGAAGGGGAAAAAATCAGATTGGTGAATGAGGCAGACGGCCGTGCCCAAGAAATCACACTCATCTCCAATGCTACAGCGAAAGGTTTACAACTGATTTCAGAAGCCATCAGCAAAAAAGGCGGAAAGGAAGCGGTGAGTTTACAAATCACACAAGAATACTTGGATGCCCTCGGCCAAATCTTAAAAACATCCAAGACAACCGTTGTACCAGAAACGTTAGCCAATATTGGTGGGGTGTTTGAAGGACTTTCCAAAATCACAACCAAAATCCCACAGGTAGGAGAATAA
- the fliM gene encoding flagellar motor switch protein FliM has product MTEILSQDEIDALLNAISSGEVSEDEYSSVGEQKKVKIYDFKRPDKFSKDQIRTLQMMHEIFARLATTGLSAQLRALVVVHVASVDQLTYEEFIRSIPNPTTLAVINMDPLRGSAILEIDPSISFTIIDRLFGGKGESSKVNRELSDIELSVMEGIIVRILGNLRESWSTVIDLRPRLGNIETNPQFAQVVPPNDMVVLITLETKVGEVERMTNLCIPYITIEPIINKLSAQYWYSSIRKGEVDENRAVIQERLDQVKIPLISEVGSVDISLNDLMNLHVGDVIKLENTPIKTDLMVKVGDRSKFKATPGRVGNRLAIQIGDSIEDIPDELLGSTRSEQEY; this is encoded by the coding sequence ATGACGGAAATCCTTTCCCAAGACGAAATTGATGCCCTGTTAAATGCCATCTCCTCTGGAGAAGTTTCGGAGGATGAATACTCGTCCGTTGGGGAACAAAAAAAAGTCAAAATTTACGACTTCAAACGTCCGGATAAATTTTCAAAAGACCAAATTCGTACACTCCAGATGATGCACGAGATCTTTGCTCGTTTGGCAACCACAGGACTTTCTGCACAGCTCCGAGCCCTCGTCGTAGTGCACGTAGCTTCGGTGGACCAGTTAACTTACGAAGAATTCATTCGTTCCATTCCAAATCCCACAACCCTTGCTGTGATCAATATGGACCCTCTCCGAGGATCCGCCATTTTAGAAATTGACCCTTCCATTTCCTTTACCATCATCGATCGTCTGTTTGGTGGTAAGGGTGAGTCTTCGAAAGTCAACCGTGAACTTTCCGATATTGAGTTATCGGTAATGGAAGGGATCATCGTCAGAATCCTTGGAAACTTACGCGAGTCTTGGTCAACGGTGATCGACTTACGTCCTAGGCTCGGAAACATCGAAACAAACCCGCAGTTCGCACAGGTTGTTCCTCCCAATGACATGGTGGTATTAATTACCTTGGAAACAAAAGTAGGGGAAGTGGAAAGGATGACAAACCTTTGTATTCCTTACATCACCATTGAACCTATCATCAATAAACTCTCTGCACAGTATTGGTATTCCTCGATTCGAAAAGGGGAAGTGGATGAAAACCGTGCCGTCATCCAAGAACGTCTCGACCAAGTGAAAATCCCTCTCATTTCTGAAGTGGGAAGCGTGGATATTTCTCTCAATGATCTCATGAACTTACATGTCGGAGATGTGATCAAATTGGAGAATACGCCCATCAAAACCGACCTGATGGTGAAAGTGGGGGACAGAAGTAAATTCAAAGCCACACCAGGACGCGTGGGAAACCGCCTAGCTATCCAAATTGGTGATAGCATTGAGGACATTCCTGACGAACTCCTCGGTTCCACCAGATCGGAACAAGAATACTGA